The Halorubrum salinarum genome segment GGCGGCCGAGGCGAGCGACCCGGAGCCCGACCACGCCGACGCCCTCAACCGGCTTCGCGACGAGCTGGAGTCGTGGATGGAAGCGACCGACGACCCCCTCCTCGACGGCCCCGTCCCGTACCCCGACGTGGCGTGAGCGGCTCGCCGCCGGTCGGGCGTCGGCGCTGGGGCCTCGCGGCCCGTGCGTCTCGGACTCGGTGATTTTTATACACCGAAGTAGTTAATTGATCGTCATGGACACCGAGGAACTCCTGGAGACGCTCCAGGCCGCCGATCTCTCTTACTATCAGGCGAACGCGTACGTCACGCTGTTGGAGCTGGGGACCGCGTCCGCGACCGAGGTCGCGCAGGCCAGCGACGTGCCGGACGCGCGGATCTACGACGTGCTCCGCGACCTCGACGACCTCGGGTACGTGGAGCTGTACGAACAGGAGACGTTCCAAGCGCGCGCGACCGACCCCGAGACCATCGTCGCCGGGCTCACGGACCGGGCGAGCGCGTTCGAGTCGGCGGCCGAGGAGATCGAGGAGCGCTACGAGCGACCGACCCTCGACACCCAGACGGTCAGCATCGTCAAGCGGTTCGACACGGTGCTGGAGGCGGCCCGCACGTTCGTCCGCGACGCCGACACGCAGGTCCACGCGACGCTCACCCGCGACCAGTTCGAGGCGCTCCGGGGCGACCTCTCCGACGCCCGCGACCGCGGCGTCACGGTCAACGTCACGATCCTCGCCCGAGACGGGGACGACCCCCTCGACGACGACGACTTCGAGGGCGCCGTGACCGTCGCCCATCGGCTCTCCCGCCC includes the following:
- a CDS encoding TrmB family transcriptional regulator; amino-acid sequence: MDTEELLETLQAADLSYYQANAYVTLLELGTASATEVAQASDVPDARIYDVLRDLDDLGYVELYEQETFQARATDPETIVAGLTDRASAFESAAEEIEERYERPTLDTQTVSIVKRFDTVLEAARTFVRDADTQVHATLTRDQFEALRGDLSDARDRGVTVNVTILARDGDDPLDDDDFEGAVTVAHRLSRPAPFVLTSDLRRTAFAPNPAAVEDYGLILRNRSFTYVFFWHSLLFMWLPSPVAYEADEAGPKRYADIRQFLLENRDRIRGDEPLHVEVKGRETDGDRSVTLSGEVVEAEHLSDADGDADSAPTVMALTGTASMVVDDGETRWTVGGWGATYEDVEADRIRVTGAAPVSGAEPAE